The Quercus lobata isolate SW786 unplaced genomic scaffold, ValleyOak3.0 Primary Assembly Scq3eQI_1903, whole genome shotgun sequence genome includes a window with the following:
- the LOC115973307 gene encoding receptor-like protein kinase FERONIA has translation MEGVSKLFRKSAKRAKPSSALPEGLCRQFSLAEIKIATNNFNDELLVGEGGFGRVYKGFIDDCNKTVAIKRLKLKPGQGLVFEDLRTKVVLLCQLRHPNLVPLIGYCIDEGENILVYEFIVNGNLFRKLYYTDHDEHDRLSWKQRLRICIGVVRALHYLHTGVKHTIIHGDMKPANILLNKKWEAKLSDFSRFVSDSTMLDTLGYVDPECRITSGLTDKSDVYSFGVVLFKVVLGKMHQWRLISLAQKGEREWSFNKKIDPYLKGKIAPECFKVYMDIATSCVQHEGKDRPTMNEVEVGLEHALELQESADAAIKDGEYYCPIDEYTCNDFWGFASPAIVEYTSSSSLPELEEFLSDSDSLREYI, from the coding sequence ATGGAAGGTGTATCAAAGTTATTCAGAAAGTCCGCGAAGAGAGCAAAACCATCTTCAGCTCTTCCTGAGGGATTATGCCGTCAATTTTCACTGGCTGAGATCAAGATTGCTACCAATAACTTCAATGATGAATTACTAGTTGGTGAGGGGGGTTTTGGTAGAGTATATAAGGGGTTTATTGATGACTGTAACAAAACCGTTGCAATAAAGCGGTTGAAACTCAAGCCGGGACAGGGTCTTGTTTTCGAGGATTTAAGGACCAAGGTGGTGTTGCTTTGCCAGCTACGCCACCCCAACCTCGTCCCTCTCATTGGATATTGTATTGATGAAGGCGAGAATATCCTAGTCTACGAGTTTATAGTCAACGGAAACCTCTTCAGAAAACTCTACTACACGGACCACGATGAACATGATCGCCTCTCGTGGAAACAAAGACTCCGGATTTGCATTGGGGTGGTGCGTGCACTGCACTACCTTCACACTGGGGTCAAGCATACTATTATCCACGGTGACATGAAGCCGGCCAACATTCTGTTGAACAAGAAATGGGAGGCCAAGTTGTCAGATTTCTCCAGGTTTGTCAGTGATTCTACGATGCTCGATACTTTGGGATACGTGGATCCCGAATGTCGCATTACCAGTGGGCTGACCGATAAATCTGACGTCTACTCTTTTGGTGTCGTACTGTTTAAAGTAGTACTCGGCAAAATGCATCAGTGGCGTCTGATTAGCTTGGCCCAAAAAGGGGAACGAGAATGGAGCTTCAATAAGAAAATTGATCCTTATCTGAAGGGGAAGATAGCTCCAGAGTGTTTCAAGGTATACATGGACATTGCAACTTCTTGTGTGCAACATGAGGGAAAGGATCGTCCCACGATGAATGAAGTGGAGGTAGGCCTTGAACATGCACTGGAACTGCAAGAGAGTGCAGATGCTGCGATCAAGGATGGTGAATATTACTGTCCCATTGATGAATATACCTGTAATGATTTTTGGGGTTTCGCTTCTCCAGCCATTGTTGAATATACCTCTAGTTCTTCTCTGCCTGAACTTGAGGAATTCCTTTCGGATTCAGATAGCTTGAGGGAATACATTTGA